The sequence GGTTTAACTGATAACCCAAAAAACGCAATTAACCATCattcatgatataattttttataaacaactttacatTTGTGAAATTTGGCTATTACAGACAAGATTTAACTctaataataatcttttaatttagtttagcTTGCTATTATTTCGATTGAAGACCCCTGAAGcctttttatgaatatagtTTTTGTCTCCATAAAAGGCGCTTAACTGTCCTCGTCATTTTTTGGTCTTTGGCtcgttttgacattttgtaaacatgacttcagcgaattattgttttgttctatcAATTAATGGTACTCTCTACTGTTATTCTTGTCATCTTGATGAAGTAATAATAATACTACAAGAAGTGCAGAGGACATTCCGGAAATGTCCTCTAATACAGAACGTCTGGAATTGGTATGGTATCGACGAAGAcccaaatttaatgttaaaaaaaacatgaacatgaacAAGCCAAGGCAACAGTAACAGtttaaacattgttaataaaggtttatctttaatattgtcCGTTTTGGAAGAAGTTATTGTATCTTCATTGAAATTACAGAATCACAGgaacaatattatttaaaatcataaaggtAAACTTGTACCAACACCTCTTTTCCAAAACATGagaaaataatgatactttttatttttttacagaagtcAATTCGAATGGCCCACTCATTTGACAACATggcccattatttttttaaatggcccattgaatttatttttgagggGCCCTGGGCCCATAGTGAAAAAAACCTTCCAGATCACTGcttcaacaatattttttgcatATGTATACCACGAGTAAGTTCCTGTCAAATCTAGAGACTGTGCTAGAGAAAAGTATTCCTTTATCAAtggattaatattattattatatagtctagttaaatataaaagagtttgtgttttaataaaacattctaTAGGCAATCTCCCTGtaattttgcttagtttcttttcTTACCTACTCTGACATCAAACTTaagacttcttttaaactgagttttacggTGTGTATGGCTATGTGTTTCTGAATCCTACATAGGTTAGAGTTATAGGGGGATGATTGATATCTCATAAAACATGCTTAACCCCGCTGAATTGTTtggcacctgtcccaagtcaggtcTCTCTGGTCTTTGTAAGTCTTGTTTAAGTTCGTTTATGTGTTTTGCAGTTAAGTGTGATGTCCtttttcactgaactagaacacaattttaaattttaaatagagGCCAGCTGAGGATCACCTTCCAGGCATGAAattttcttgctgcattgaagactcattggtgaccTTCAGCTGGTGTCTGCTctctggtcgggttgttgtctctttgacatattccccatttttgATCTCATTTTATAGACACCTTATAAAAGAATTAATTGCAAGAGGTTTGAAGGCATCTAATAATAAATATTGGGTAGATGAATTCCAAACAACTTTTCACATGCAATGAatttattataatacatttaattttctaaTCAAATTAAACAGGTAGTgcttttgagaaaaaaaaactttccgACTCCCCTTACATATAATTTtggaatttataaattataaaattctcAATTTAACCCAATGCCATATGAATGATAGGTTAATCTTAACCAAACCCTGACCTTTGTTGGGGTCACTTTAAGAAGAGGATCAATCAACATGTGTTCATAATACTTCTGACAGTTGTCCTCCTGGAACGTAAATATATGTTTGAAGGCATGTGTATAGAATGTCAGCCAATCCTCTTTCTCCATATCCTGAACACACTCCTTTGGAGCCTCTTTCATTGTTACAGTCTGCTGGTTTATCTGAGCTGTctgaataaaaacaataaattcatttttttttctaaattgctaccttttcagtaaaaatatataaaaagaaaactgtcaGACTCCCTGTTATTAAATTTCTGGAAGTCTTGTAATgtgatgaaataaaatgtaatttaatgtAATGGATTAACATGtatttaatgtaatttattGTAATTCAATGTAATAACATGTAATTTATTGTAATTCAATGTAATAACATGTAATTTATTGTAATTCAATGTAATAACATGTAATTTATTGTAATTCAatgtaaaaacatataatttattgttaattaatttaataatataaattatttaatagcataaattattgaaataacaTGTAATGTATTGCAATTAATTAACATAATATGTAATATGGTatgataaaatttgaagtaaTGTGACTTCAtctataaatttgacaattaaagagcctaaaagaggtcaaatttagagtacaaatgtataagtcAATCTCAGTGGGccttttccttttcttttcatattcaATCTTTGGTTCTTAGTTGTACATTGACTGGAAGCTCTCTGTTTTTATGTTACCTTAATTTTGAGAACTGTTAGCTAAGGCTGAAATAAAACTATGGTACagatttttatatagaaatctGGTAAGACTTTGACGTGTGAGAGTACTTACAAGATGGATGGATTGAcataacccaccatttttatttcCCCAGAGGCATGTTGTGTgtatgaaaattaagaaatgtcCCCTACAGTTGCTTGAAAAAATGATTCATGCTGCTTTGACAATCAAATGCACTTAGTGAAAGTGATGACTAAATACAGTGATAACCAATCAATTACAAAGTTTATTTTACCTGATAAAGTTCATACCAAGTCATTGGTATACTTATAACAAAGGCTAGCATTATCAGCTGTGTAACTCGTCTCCTCCATGAAATATGTAAGCCAATCTCCATGTACAGTACCATCGATATTAAACTCATTATAGTTACCATCTGAAATAgtcaaaaaactaaaattacaGGACAGGAAAAATAAATCCATGGACCATTCAATCAATGATAGCCAAATTAATGTAACTataatcaaattaataatatgatcagtatttttttttcataaattattttgttttgttaagccattagttttctcatttgaattgtttcgtATTTTTCATGTCAGGTCTTTTAATGCCAACCAATCAGTAtagatttttctcattgttcaagaccctactgttgccttttattgcttacatccacttgaTTTAACAatggtggatagttgtgtcactggcaatcatatcacatctcattatttttatataggaAGATGAAGTAAGAATTCATTAGACAGTCAGTCaataacacataaaacaaaaagagtCATTCTAAAGTCAACATGCAGTTCTAAATGATTCAAAACATACAATGTGTCAAGATCTATATTATTCAAAGCCTAAACAAATTGTGGAATTCACCAGAAACAACCAAGATCTTACTTTAACATCAAATAAGTATCTgggatacaatttttttattgtacttaTATTACTTGTTATGGTCTACTGGTCatgaatataaacataagaGCTTTGACAATGACTTTAGgaatacagtgaaacctgggtAAACCGAACCCTGATAAAACCGAATTTCAGTTTAAACcgaacaattttcaaagtccCACAAAATTTCCTTATCAATTAACGTTAATCTAACCTAAAAAACATACGTCCCgattcaaatgcaaaataaagggggggtgcgcacccccggaacccccctctggatccgccactgaattaCCTGTCAAAATCAATTATTACCAatcaatacaataaaatatttttaatgatttgcttgatttaattaaacaaacacaGGATGACAGAGTATTCCCGAGGGTATTTGAGGTTTAATGAACTTCTGAGTTGTTAGTACAAACTAATGAGCATGTCTGTGTCCATGTagaaagtgattttttttaaaaacaagttaaaCTGGTCAGCTACCCCATCGCCAATAATCTCCAGAAAGGAACTTTCCATCAGATCAATTAAATGCACTTTACTCAAATTATTACGGCCACAAAATCGTTACTGCCATTCTGTAGCTAAactgtttaattaaattatagttttaaagCCTTTCACTTGATTAAAAAGTCGTGCAACACAACAAGGTCAATGGATTTCGATTGCTGGATTCCCTTTAGATGCCCTATATATTTGATTGAAATACTCCCGAAGAATTCCGTTAGTTATTTAGCAACGATAAAGTCCGAGAATAAACTTGACCCATGCTGTTGTTTCACTGTTATTGTGTGCCAAAGTATCAACCAGCAGATGACCAGTTGAGTCCGAGAACTCGTGTGTACAATGAAGTTCCCAATTCAACTACGGAATCGTCATTTGACAGTGACTGTGAATCTGAATTGGTAATTGAATTAACGGATTAGAAAATAATTCTAAATAGCAATATCGATCCACGTCGGACATCTCCCAACGACGAGCGTGATTGACGGAGTGGCGtttgatttataaacaaaaatgtagcaAAACATTTATcttcatcttcttttatttttacatttacatctaaaacaacatgaaaataaactatCGTCTGTTGTGTCACCTATTATCCCTTGTCAGTAAATGCAAAATTTATGTTGGTGTCGACTTCAATTTACCTCTACAATCCGAACACCTGTGAAAACCGAACAAAACGCAAAGTCCTGTTGGTGTTCGGTTTggacaggtttcactgtacatTAAAATGGTTACTCTACCTTTAAGACATTGTCAAGTGAAGCTCCGGTCTTTTCTTCAAACCACATGGATAATTTAGCAGCAGTCCCAACATTAGATTTCGTTACATCAGTAATCATACTGACTAAGATTTCCTGAGCATCATGAATATTTGACTGGCCATCTGCAAACGTTTGTAAAACACTATACTGATCCTTGGATAATTTGACCCATACATGATATTCTTGTGTAGATTCTGGAGCCTGTAAAATGATATGTTGTTGTTATCAGGGTAACTTAATAAATGCCACCACGACATTGTTATATATAACTAGGCATGTATTATATTATGTGGAAGTCCACATTATAAgttacaacttttattttcttaatgtgAATTAAAGTTTGCTAAGTAACCATGTGCTTTGCAAAATCAatcatcaaaaaaaaaaatattttatcacaaGAAAATTCAAgtacatttattataataactAAGAAGAATGTGTTCATATACACTGATGACCCACTagtactatcattttctatgctcagtggaccgtgaaattggggccAAAACActaatttggcataaaaattaaaaagatacatgtaatatcatagaacatgtgtactaagtttcaagttgattgaacttcaacttcatcaaaaactaccttgaccaaaaaaataaacctgaagtgggacagacagaTGACTGAATGGACTGACGAATATTAGCCTAAATCTCTGTTTTTACTTCAGATcttttttgttcttcaaaatataACCATGCTCACCTTTGActgaaaatatgaaatcaactttttaacaaattgtcTGAACAAGAGAGAACCAGGATTTCTATCTGGTGGTTTCTGATCGTCCCGAACTTTGTTTGTAACTCGTGGTGACTGTGTTGTAGATGCTTGAGTGATGCTCTGAGCGGATTTATCTGACGTGACTTTTTCATcatttgtgacttttttttccTCTGAGATTCTTTCATCTTTCATGATCATTTCATCTTTTGTGACtttattttcttggtttttcacatccttgtttttgttttcctaaaattagtaaatttttactatttattttaaacatcgCTTTCAAATAGGGTTTTCCTTAGATATTTAgtcattttttagtattttataaaatgtatttgtttctctCAAATTctgattatataaataaatttatttattaaagtgtcacatattgattgcCATAAAACATCTAcaacaattataatatttacaaataaaacaatcaatatcCAGCCATAAATA is a genomic window of Mytilus trossulus isolate FHL-02 chromosome 1, PNRI_Mtr1.1.1.hap1, whole genome shotgun sequence containing:
- the LOC134681830 gene encoding chloride channel CLIC-like protein 1, which gives rise to MKFLYCLVVLVVFCQTCCQGDKDHDEDFIDPFDMINFDSVSKVMINKENKNKDVKNQENKVTKDEMIMKDERISEEKKVTNDEKVTSDKSAQSITQASTTQSPRVTNKVRDDQKPPDRNPGSLLFRQFVKKLISYFQSKAPESTQEYHVWVKLSKDQYSVLQTFADGQSNIHDAQEILVSMITDVTKSNVGTAAKLSMWFEEKTGASLDNVLKMVTIMSLISMVLYMEIGLHISWRRRVTQLIMLAFVISIPMTWYELYQTAQINQQTVTMKEAPKECVQDMEKEDWLTFYTHAFKHIFTFQEDNCQKYYEHMLIDPLLKVTPTKAIAVTFVRFFLSPLKDIGTAFSEFMRALLIDLPVTLYPVAIVTLSMFFFLFLFMWFGYSIRLPFWVSIEPSPVVMVTGGGTTDNTQAIEDVQKQLEALVGSIENSETRMADELKRMGEIQTRSIEYTAAAMTINVPPPTLPSSQSAIVFNRSDISFESSSETEIKSPIPCSDDSFSVTEEIVVCQGSVTKVMQPSGVAPVDNIGPNS